Proteins from a genomic interval of Acetobacterium woodii DSM 1030:
- a CDS encoding LysR family transcriptional regulator, whose protein sequence is MHVKQIECFVHLAETLNFSRTAEFLFITQPTVTHQINTLEDELGLKLFVRTKRKVELTPAGISFYNDMKEVLTKTNIAIAKAKQFAYTFESNISIGYEGNVEVKLLPAILRTFKDKFSHVHIYLKIADYKEKRNLFTNHNFDLIFAVKESIDDHPDALYAELFTGHFVCVSLKDHPLASKSIIKIDDLKDYSLILLDPMKCPAEMARIQKDIQLKCPTSPVYFVDHPLISYTMIKGHLGIAVMPDFVCPEDSELAIIPMEIDASISYGIAWHKNNPRSEIKGFVSITKEIYKQKTLIKNIL, encoded by the coding sequence ATGCATGTTAAACAAATTGAATGTTTTGTTCATCTGGCTGAAACGCTTAACTTTTCCAGAACCGCTGAATTTTTGTTTATCACGCAACCCACGGTTACCCATCAGATAAATACCCTGGAAGATGAACTTGGATTAAAATTATTCGTCCGTACCAAGCGAAAAGTAGAACTGACTCCGGCTGGTATTTCTTTTTATAATGACATGAAAGAGGTCCTCACCAAAACAAACATTGCGATTGCCAAAGCGAAGCAATTCGCATACACATTTGAATCAAATATATCCATTGGATATGAGGGAAATGTCGAAGTGAAACTTCTTCCTGCCATTCTAAGGACCTTTAAAGATAAGTTTTCACATGTACATATCTACTTAAAAATAGCTGATTATAAAGAGAAAAGAAATCTGTTTACCAATCATAATTTTGATTTGATTTTTGCAGTAAAAGAAAGTATTGATGATCATCCAGACGCACTTTATGCAGAGCTCTTTACTGGGCATTTCGTCTGTGTTTCACTGAAGGACCATCCCTTAGCTAGCAAATCCATTATTAAAATTGATGATCTGAAAGATTATTCTCTGATTCTCCTGGATCCCATGAAATGTCCGGCTGAAATGGCCCGGATTCAAAAAGATATTCAGCTAAAATGTCCGACTTCCCCCGTTTATTTTGTTGATCATCCTCTCATCAGTTATACCATGATTAAAGGACATCTAGGGATTGCCGTCATGCCTGACTTTGTCTGCCCAGAGGATTCAGAGCTTGCAATTATACCCATGGAAATAGACGCTTCGATTTCATATGGAATAGCCTGGCATAAAAATAATCCCCGTTCTGAGATAAAAGGATTCGTATCAATTACCAAAGAAATTTACAAACAAAAAACACTAATTAAGAATATTTTATAG
- a CDS encoding NmrA family NAD(P)-binding protein: MRYIVTGADGQLGGRVATNMLKEVSGDQLIFTCPDLNRLRPERTKVWEQQGVTIKEANYDNKAQMIEAFKGGDRIYIVSGVIIGPERVQQHKNVIDAAIAAGVKHITYTSFFGANRPEYKQYVLPDHTATEKYLISTGVDYNIMRNNLYLENYLLNSVMMANLDNNRWVTTAGDGKATFIAKDDSGRVATALLLGKGENNKGYDVTGQLVSEHEICNMINEISGKNYEYITMNEEEYYDYLDSIYIPRTSHGNYSKSPVPWCANDMVTNESGIRDGLMALETDTVETLTGYKPMNPKELLEKYSFVWKENITTYWDLGKVQ, encoded by the coding sequence ATGCGCTATATTGTTACAGGAGCAGACGGACAATTAGGTGGGCGAGTAGCTACCAATATGTTAAAGGAAGTATCGGGGGATCAATTAATTTTTACATGCCCGGATCTAAATCGTTTACGACCAGAAAGAACAAAAGTCTGGGAACAACAAGGAGTTACAATAAAAGAGGCAAATTATGATAACAAGGCCCAAATGATTGAAGCTTTTAAAGGCGGAGACCGAATTTACATTGTGTCTGGAGTCATCATCGGACCAGAACGGGTACAACAACATAAAAATGTAATCGATGCGGCGATTGCAGCGGGAGTTAAACATATCACTTATACCTCCTTCTTTGGTGCGAATCGCCCAGAATACAAACAGTATGTATTGCCGGATCACACCGCAACCGAAAAATATTTAATCAGCACTGGTGTCGATTATAACATTATGAGAAATAATCTTTATCTGGAAAACTATTTACTTAATTCTGTTATGATGGCGAACCTGGACAATAATCGTTGGGTCACTACTGCCGGTGATGGGAAGGCGACATTTATTGCCAAAGATGATAGTGGTCGGGTGGCTACAGCTTTACTGTTGGGCAAAGGTGAGAACAACAAAGGGTATGACGTAACGGGTCAATTGGTCAGTGAACATGAAATTTGCAATATGATCAACGAGATATCCGGTAAAAATTATGAATATATCACCATGAATGAAGAAGAATATTATGACTATTTAGATTCAATCTATATTCCTCGTACCTCCCACGGAAATTATTCCAAGTCACCGGTGCCTTGGTGTGCCAATGATATGGTGACCAATGAATCAGGAATTCGGGATGGTTTAATGGCTTTGGAGACAGATACGGTTGAAACCCTCACTGGGTATAAGCCAATGAATCCGAAAGAATTATTAGAAAAATATTCTTTCGTGTGGAAAGAAAATATAACGACCTATTGGGATTTAGGCAAAGTTCAATAA
- a CDS encoding uroporphyrinogen decarboxylase family protein, translating into MNNEQANAATDPQAMPMDPNYIIPPFLVYQFEKDITDRENMELFYNHKVPHWVPNYYADFNFRGPLKLDYDRPGGGIGTSGFDWFGQEWVFVPEAGAPMVKPGAPFITDITKWETQIKFPDLDAIDWEKDAAGYKQFDNKDRMNACIAVQGPFERLHDMLGFEETLIAFLEEPEAVSDFISAMADFKIKYFKILRDYYDVDVVCAHDDLASAANGFFSVEIFNKILKPHYKRMVDAVHDLGMYYQFHSCGKAQMYVPEFVDIGVDCWESAQVMNDLMKIKKEYGDKLLIAGGMDSQGVIDVVGISEEAIRQHVRAQIDLLAPGGGFMPTGFFTTGGMVTMVDEIARYGSAFYRK; encoded by the coding sequence ATGAATAATGAACAAGCAAATGCTGCTACTGATCCCCAAGCGATGCCGATGGATCCCAACTACATCATTCCACCGTTTTTAGTGTATCAATTTGAGAAAGATATTACCGATAGGGAAAATATGGAGCTTTTTTATAATCATAAGGTTCCACACTGGGTGCCTAATTATTATGCCGATTTTAATTTTAGAGGCCCACTCAAACTTGACTACGATCGTCCAGGAGGCGGAATCGGGACATCCGGGTTCGACTGGTTTGGTCAGGAATGGGTCTTCGTTCCTGAAGCAGGCGCTCCGATGGTAAAACCAGGTGCTCCGTTTATCACTGATATTACAAAATGGGAGACACAAATAAAGTTCCCTGATCTTGACGCCATTGATTGGGAAAAAGATGCCGCTGGTTATAAGCAGTTTGATAACAAAGACAGGATGAATGCGTGTATTGCCGTCCAAGGTCCATTTGAGAGGCTTCACGATATGTTAGGTTTCGAAGAAACGCTGATCGCTTTTCTCGAAGAGCCGGAGGCTGTTTCGGATTTTATCAGTGCAATGGCAGATTTTAAAATAAAATATTTTAAAATCCTCAGGGATTATTATGATGTTGACGTAGTTTGTGCTCACGATGATTTGGCTTCGGCGGCAAACGGCTTTTTCTCTGTTGAAATATTCAACAAAATACTAAAACCACATTACAAACGTATGGTTGATGCGGTGCATGACCTCGGTATGTACTATCAATTCCACTCCTGCGGAAAGGCGCAAATGTATGTGCCGGAATTTGTCGATATTGGCGTGGATTGTTGGGAGTCTGCTCAGGTTATGAACGATCTTATGAAGATTAAGAAGGAATACGGAGACAAACTTCTTATTGCCGGTGGTATGGATTCGCAGGGCGTTATTGATGTTGTCGGCATTTCAGAAGAAGCGATTCGCCAGCATGTCAGAGCGCAGATTGATCTACTTGCCCCTGGTGGCGGTTTTATGCCAACCGGTTTTTTTACAACGGGTGGCATGGTAACGATGGTGGATGAAATTGCCCGTTATGGAAGTGCTTTTTATAGAAAGTAG
- a CDS encoding corrinoid protein: protein MSKIAEVKVLVETGKSKKVGAAVQEALDAGVAAQEILNGMIDSMGVVGEKFSAGEIFVPEMLIAAKSMAKGVAVLKPLMAGDSSTSLGTCIIGTVAGDLHDIGKNLVSMMIESVGFTMVDLGVDVPDERFVEAIKENDNVTLVACSGLLTTTMPSLKSAVETIKASGLTDFKIIVGGAPVTSEFAAEIGADGYAKDAGSAAVKAKELVG, encoded by the coding sequence ATGTCAAAAATTGCAGAAGTAAAAGTTTTGGTGGAAACAGGGAAATCGAAAAAAGTAGGCGCCGCTGTACAGGAAGCACTGGATGCAGGTGTTGCCGCACAGGAAATTCTTAACGGTATGATTGACTCAATGGGTGTCGTTGGTGAAAAGTTCTCAGCTGGAGAAATCTTTGTACCGGAAATGCTGATTGCTGCCAAAAGTATGGCAAAAGGGGTAGCGGTTTTAAAACCGCTGATGGCTGGCGATAGCTCGACCTCGCTGGGAACATGTATCATTGGAACGGTAGCTGGAGATCTTCATGATATCGGAAAGAATCTGGTTTCAATGATGATTGAAAGTGTCGGATTTACGATGGTGGATCTGGGCGTGGATGTTCCTGATGAACGGTTTGTGGAAGCCATTAAAGAAAATGACAATGTCACCCTTGTTGCCTGTTCAGGACTGTTGACCACAACGATGCCGTCTTTAAAAAGTGCCGTTGAAACTATTAAAGCCAGTGGTTTGACCGACTTTAAGATAATTGTTGGCGGTGCTCCGGTAACATCGGAATTTGCTGCTGAAATAGGTGCCGATGGCTATGCGAAAGATGCCGGTAGTGCGGCAGTCAAAGCGAAAGAATTGGTTGGATAA
- a CDS encoding (2Fe-2S)-binding protein, with protein sequence MDTKDVTINANDFEYSFSVGTKFGQLSASETLAETLRNRLGLTGSKEACNEGACGCCTVIINGNAVTSCMTLTVDCDEKNITTIEGLANPETGELDPLQQAFLDRYAFQCGYCTPGIIMASKALLDKNPTPTDTEIKEALSGNFCRCISQYHVIEAVSDIAKGVQK encoded by the coding sequence ATGGATACCAAAGATGTAACAATTAATGCAAACGATTTTGAGTACTCTTTTTCTGTTGGCACAAAATTTGGGCAGTTATCAGCAAGTGAGACATTAGCTGAAACGTTGAGAAACAGATTGGGACTGACAGGTTCAAAGGAAGCTTGCAACGAAGGTGCTTGTGGCTGTTGCACGGTGATTATTAACGGAAACGCGGTGACCTCATGTATGACATTAACGGTGGACTGTGATGAAAAAAACATTACCACCATAGAAGGGCTGGCTAATCCGGAAACTGGAGAACTAGATCCTTTACAACAGGCTTTTCTTGATCGTTATGCATTTCAATGCGGGTACTGTACCCCAGGTATAATAATGGCTTCCAAAGCATTATTGGACAAAAATCCAACACCAACAGATACTGAAATTAAAGAAGCACTTTCTGGTAATTTCTGCCGATGCATCAGCCAATATCATGTTATCGAAGCAGTCTCTGATATTGCGAAAGGGGTACAAAAATAA
- a CDS encoding TetR/AcrR family transcriptional regulator, translated as MSTNDIIEDISTKEKLLQTGMSVFAIYGYHGTTTRMLASSADVNLATIHFHFGNKETFYHSVLDYAAMQVSLFYDPLYNELQDFINSADSQNKDNVLDKICKLIELQMHASIDLPTPDIMKLLYWEPFSFPGSLGPISQVVYNKAELMLAKLMMIYIDNLDFESAMMLCRIINGGIISFAEHPAFVKPQKVYNSKEEWRAFAKKMISNFMLNGIKATSTYELE; from the coding sequence ATGAGCACTAACGATATAATTGAAGACATATCAACGAAGGAAAAATTATTGCAGACCGGGATGTCAGTCTTCGCAATATATGGTTATCATGGAACTACGACACGGATGCTTGCATCTTCTGCCGATGTTAATCTGGCAACGATACATTTTCATTTTGGAAATAAGGAAACCTTCTATCACAGTGTTTTAGATTATGCCGCCATGCAGGTTTCTTTATTTTATGATCCACTTTATAACGAATTGCAAGATTTTATTAACAGTGCCGACAGCCAAAACAAAGATAATGTATTGGACAAAATCTGTAAACTTATCGAACTACAAATGCATGCATCCATTGATTTGCCAACTCCTGATATTATGAAACTATTATACTGGGAACCCTTTTCCTTCCCAGGTTCCCTTGGTCCTATTTCTCAGGTTGTCTATAACAAAGCAGAATTAATGCTTGCAAAACTCATGATGATTTACATCGATAATTTGGATTTTGAATCGGCAATGATGCTCTGCCGAATAATCAATGGCGGCATTATTTCTTTTGCTGAACACCCAGCCTTTGTCAAACCTCAGAAAGTTTATAATTCAAAAGAAGAATGGCGTGCATTTGCAAAAAAAATGATTAGTAATTTCATGTTAAACGGCATAAAGGCAACGAGCACTTATGAACTGGAGTGA
- a CDS encoding TetR family transcriptional regulator, which translates to MIPCELNKEQTSREKLLAAGVYLFARYGYKGTSTRMIAEFTNMNIATMHFHFKNKENFYKSVIAHVENQIKSRYSNFTQKIDDLKSEPVLAKDLIWQVICEFVDLQLDIAFDETESGIFLLLSREQLYDFDELPLTQLIFEKAENSLTFLLTHYYGTLPIEKAIVLSRLINGALVSYGDHATFLSTSPVSHAFSKSFIKDSTRDFILNAIANYSTEKQRYL; encoded by the coding sequence ATGATACCTTGTGAACTTAACAAAGAACAAACATCTCGAGAAAAGCTATTGGCTGCAGGCGTTTATCTTTTTGCACGATATGGCTATAAGGGCACTTCCACCAGGATGATTGCCGAATTTACAAATATGAATATTGCAACCATGCACTTTCATTTTAAAAATAAGGAGAACTTTTATAAAAGTGTGATTGCCCATGTTGAAAATCAAATCAAATCTAGATATTCTAATTTCACGCAAAAAATAGATGATTTAAAATCAGAACCGGTACTTGCCAAAGATTTGATTTGGCAAGTAATTTGCGAATTTGTTGATTTGCAATTGGATATTGCCTTTGACGAAACTGAGTCTGGCATTTTTTTACTCCTTTCAAGGGAACAACTTTACGACTTCGATGAACTGCCGCTAACCCAACTCATTTTTGAAAAGGCTGAAAATAGCCTGACTTTTTTATTGACCCATTACTATGGCACCCTACCCATTGAAAAAGCTATCGTCCTGTCGCGATTAATCAATGGTGCCCTGGTTTCCTATGGTGACCATGCTACTTTTTTATCCACGTCTCCGGTTTCCCACGCTTTTTCTAAATCGTTTATCAAGGATAGCACCAGGGATTTTATTCTTAATGCGATCGCTAATTATTCAACTGAAAAACAGCGGTATTTGTAG
- a CDS encoding FAD-dependent oxidoreductase, whose amino-acid sequence MKHNEADILIVAAGPAGLAAAVSAASAGAKVKVFEKMKTTGGTANMAMGPFGVESRVQKNQIEPLTKKKVFDIFMDYSHWHTDSRLVKAYVDKSGDTINWLEDLGVEWYGAVRHFPDSEATWHLPKLSNGSFGHGSGAVIMKALKDKADELGVEFFLETPVKKLITEDGAVVGLQAVTADGEEIEERGKAVIIATGGFGSNPQMVLEETGYKLFETLYSFMIPGIDGDGIRMAREIGAAKDNVNMEMCFAFTKVMEYETIDAVCRQPNLLVNLDGNRFFNEYQLCNTTYAGNAITRQRGSAAYVIFDESSKRYYEKHGYDFRALDVTPANMDNFDAEVERYTEEINGNDFIVVDSIEELAEKTGIDYENLCDTIEEYNKYCDSYDKLYHKDPKYMRPIRKGKIYAGKIIPIAFGSLGGIKINEYCEAVNANEDIMPGLYAAGSDANSLHRDSYAFVLPGNSMGFAINSGRIAGESAADYVEYLKEQ is encoded by the coding sequence ATGAAACATAACGAAGCAGATATCCTTATCGTGGCGGCTGGTCCAGCCGGACTTGCCGCAGCAGTCAGTGCCGCATCAGCGGGTGCCAAAGTTAAGGTTTTCGAAAAAATGAAAACAACTGGAGGGACCGCGAATATGGCAATGGGTCCGTTTGGCGTCGAAAGTAGGGTTCAGAAAAATCAAATTGAGCCATTAACAAAGAAAAAGGTTTTCGATATCTTTATGGATTACAGCCACTGGCACACAGACAGCCGGCTAGTGAAAGCGTATGTTGATAAATCCGGCGACACGATTAATTGGTTGGAAGACCTGGGTGTCGAGTGGTACGGTGCAGTTCGACATTTTCCCGATTCGGAAGCAACATGGCATTTGCCCAAGCTCAGTAATGGCTCTTTCGGGCACGGAAGCGGAGCTGTTATTATGAAAGCCTTAAAAGACAAGGCAGATGAATTGGGTGTTGAGTTTTTTTTAGAAACGCCTGTTAAGAAACTTATAACCGAAGACGGTGCTGTTGTAGGACTCCAGGCGGTGACTGCTGATGGCGAAGAGATTGAAGAAAGAGGCAAGGCGGTCATAATCGCTACTGGTGGGTTTGGTAGTAATCCACAGATGGTACTTGAAGAAACGGGATATAAACTCTTTGAGACTCTTTACTCTTTTATGATTCCCGGCATCGACGGAGATGGGATTAGAATGGCTCGAGAAATTGGTGCTGCGAAGGACAATGTCAACATGGAGATGTGTTTCGCATTTACGAAAGTAATGGAATATGAAACGATTGATGCTGTTTGTCGTCAGCCAAATCTACTCGTCAATCTCGACGGCAATCGATTCTTTAATGAATACCAACTCTGTAACACAACCTACGCCGGAAATGCGATTACCCGTCAGAGAGGGTCCGCTGCTTATGTAATTTTTGATGAATCGTCAAAACGATATTATGAAAAACATGGTTATGACTTTAGAGCTTTGGATGTTACACCCGCTAACATGGACAATTTTGATGCGGAAGTCGAACGTTATACCGAAGAAATAAATGGCAACGATTTTATTGTAGTGGATTCCATCGAGGAGTTGGCCGAAAAAACTGGTATCGATTATGAAAATCTTTGCGATACGATTGAGGAGTACAATAAATATTGTGACAGTTATGACAAGCTTTACCATAAGGATCCGAAGTACATGCGCCCGATTCGGAAAGGAAAAATATATGCCGGGAAAATAATTCCGATTGCGTTCGGTTCTCTTGGGGGGATTAAGATCAACGAGTATTGTGAGGCGGTCAATGCTAATGAGGACATTATGCCGGGACTTTACGCGGCCGGTTCTGATGCGAATTCACTGCACCGGGATAGTTATGCGTTTGTTCTACCGGGAAACTCCATGGGCTTCGCCATTAACTCGGGTCGAATTGCGGGCGAAAGTGCGGCTGACTATGTCGAATATTTGAAGGAACAATAG
- a CDS encoding 2Fe-2S iron-sulfur cluster-binding protein yields MNEFISLKIDNKSVRCKKGSSILDAALMAGIYIPHLCHHPNLPDHEACKLCVVEMLGQGTIVASCSTEAKDGMALVTNSPVVQKIRNLSIELIFSEHPADCTSCPKYLKM; encoded by the coding sequence GTGAACGAATTTATTTCTCTAAAAATAGACAACAAAAGTGTTCGCTGTAAAAAGGGAAGTTCGATCTTGGACGCTGCGCTAATGGCGGGGATTTACATACCGCACCTATGTCACCATCCGAATCTTCCTGACCATGAAGCGTGCAAACTCTGTGTTGTTGAAATGCTGGGGCAAGGAACAATCGTTGCTTCATGTTCGACGGAGGCAAAAGATGGGATGGCGCTGGTTACGAATAGTCCTGTTGTTCAAAAGATTCGCAATTTATCGATTGAATTGATTTTTTCGGAGCACCCGGCAGACTGTACATCCTGTCCCAAATACCTAAAAATGTGA
- a CDS encoding NADH-ubiquinone oxidoreductase-F iron-sulfur binding region domain-containing protein, with protein MKHELNINNAATRVVTKKWGRMSGNNIAEYINLGGFSGLEKVLKLKPEDVIKRIEVSGLRGKGGAGYPAGLKWRCCAGQTGEKYIVSNFSNCDNTNMIVNAMIHNDVYSAIEGIMIAGYAIGADSGIIFLRNTQAVEYNIIRAALEQMRSSKILGKGILKSDFQFDIQVVMGKNNAEKGQEIIILRSLEGLSPVTVCNRPHSAEAGLNGKPTLYHSMETLASVPAILEEGYIETKIVQLIDTENDITLITEVAIGSSIGDVLEREGIPTEGIKAFSFGESMGAIFPPDRLGILLDFDGINNAGGAFGNAVIRILREKECLVDRVMRCYEVSSVECCGRCVFGRMGTAQIYETLKDITKKRGKADDLDCMREIAEAMLLVSSCNQGKCAAQMILSALDFFQNEFDMHIRRKTCEAQVCKGYLSYYISPEACDGCGKCLSVCQRDAIEGEDDYIHVLVHDMCDSCADCVSICPNKAIRIVGESTPKIPDSPIPVGSWKQSRRRR; from the coding sequence ATGAAACATGAATTAAATATCAACAATGCGGCAACGCGTGTTGTCACGAAGAAATGGGGGCGGATGTCTGGTAATAATATTGCCGAATATATCAATCTTGGAGGCTTTTCCGGTCTTGAAAAAGTTCTAAAGTTAAAACCAGAAGATGTCATTAAGCGGATTGAGGTTTCCGGGCTCCGCGGAAAAGGTGGAGCCGGTTATCCGGCGGGACTCAAATGGAGATGTTGTGCAGGTCAAACTGGTGAGAAATATATTGTCTCCAATTTCTCAAATTGTGATAATACCAATATGATTGTCAACGCAATGATACATAACGATGTTTATTCTGCGATTGAAGGAATTATGATTGCAGGATATGCCATCGGCGCAGATTCGGGGATTATATTTCTTCGGAATACGCAAGCGGTTGAGTACAACATCATCAGGGCAGCACTAGAGCAGATGCGATCCAGCAAGATCCTCGGGAAAGGGATTTTAAAATCTGATTTCCAGTTTGATATTCAAGTTGTTATGGGGAAAAATAATGCAGAAAAAGGACAGGAAATCATAATCTTGCGTTCGTTGGAAGGATTGTCACCGGTAACAGTATGTAATCGGCCCCATTCAGCCGAGGCTGGATTGAACGGAAAGCCGACGCTTTACCATTCCATGGAAACTTTGGCTTCGGTTCCGGCCATACTGGAAGAAGGGTATATCGAGACAAAAATCGTACAACTGATTGATACTGAAAACGATATTACGCTTATTACAGAAGTGGCCATTGGATCAAGTATTGGTGATGTTTTGGAGCGGGAAGGAATACCCACGGAGGGTATCAAGGCTTTTTCCTTCGGTGAGAGCATGGGAGCAATATTTCCTCCAGATCGTTTAGGTATTTTGCTCGATTTTGACGGGATCAATAATGCCGGCGGTGCATTTGGTAACGCAGTAATTAGAATTTTGCGAGAAAAAGAATGTCTGGTTGACAGAGTCATGCGTTGTTATGAGGTCTCATCGGTAGAGTGCTGCGGTAGATGTGTGTTCGGCAGGATGGGCACCGCACAAATATATGAAACGCTTAAGGATATTACGAAAAAGCGTGGAAAGGCCGATGATCTTGATTGTATGAGAGAAATTGCAGAGGCGATGCTTCTAGTGTCCAGCTGTAATCAGGGCAAATGCGCGGCGCAAATGATTCTCTCAGCGCTTGATTTTTTCCAGAACGAATTTGATATGCACATACGACGGAAAACTTGTGAAGCGCAAGTCTGTAAGGGGTATCTATCCTATTACATTTCGCCAGAGGCATGCGACGGTTGCGGTAAATGTCTGTCTGTATGTCAGCGTGATGCAATTGAGGGTGAAGATGATTACATTCATGTCTTGGTGCACGATATGTGCGACAGTTGCGCTGATTGCGTATCAATCTGTCCAAACAAAGCAATACGAATTGTAGGAGAAAGTACACCGAAGATTCCGGATAGTCCAATTCCCGTCGGATCGTGGAAACAGTCAAGACGTAGAAGGTAA
- a CDS encoding FAD-dependent oxidoreductase translates to MKTVGKNISSDTRNPLFVRDMNRCIQCGRCVRACEEVRGVKVLDYCHTEAGSSIGIPDNKLMGEAGCRFCGACVEVCPTGSLRDKEGIINDTVPYEQALVPCQLKCPAHIDIPRYIRKLAKGKIEDAVAVIREKVPFPETLGLICNHSCEDVCRRGMVNQPVSICSLKRYAANSDSGSWKKHRIVKPQTGKRVAVIGAGPAGLTTAYYLCKQGHQVVVFERKDIAGGMLQFGIPQYRLSEDIVQREIRDILDIGIEIKCNTNITNPKLLLAKGFDAVIAATGAQCGSVLPIPGYTSEGVLTAIGILEATAKKENIKIGKRVFIIGGGNVAFDCARTLKRLGCESIDLACLESRECMQASAEEIEEAFEEGIRVHPCKTFIRIVTDGKRVTGVETANVDSFTFDENNKLQLKIAAGENHIYDCDMVIFAVGQKSETFDDFCGFAVGKANTLVTEANSCQVLGSEAIFAAGDITTGTKFVISAIAAGRDAAIEVDQFLGGQGDIDEMLLDRDEQEHFIGRIAGFDKLERASEELLPVAERISGFKQTTKAYPDKTATAEAVRCLQCDLRRDLEKVKFWNSYDAVPSEE, encoded by the coding sequence ATGAAAACAGTTGGTAAAAACATTTCGTCGGATACTCGCAATCCGCTGTTCGTTAGGGACATGAATCGATGTATTCAGTGCGGACGATGCGTTCGGGCATGTGAAGAAGTGCGCGGGGTAAAAGTGCTTGATTACTGTCATACAGAAGCTGGTAGCAGTATCGGAATTCCCGATAACAAGCTTATGGGAGAGGCCGGTTGCCGCTTTTGCGGGGCGTGTGTTGAGGTGTGCCCGACAGGTTCACTGAGAGACAAGGAAGGAATAATTAACGACACAGTTCCTTATGAGCAGGCGCTTGTCCCGTGCCAGCTGAAATGTCCGGCACATATCGATATTCCCAGGTATATTCGCAAGCTTGCAAAAGGCAAAATAGAAGATGCCGTTGCGGTGATCCGTGAAAAAGTACCGTTCCCTGAAACTTTGGGCCTCATATGCAATCATAGCTGCGAGGATGTCTGTCGAAGAGGAATGGTTAATCAACCCGTTTCGATCTGCAGTCTTAAAAGATACGCCGCAAATTCTGATAGCGGAAGCTGGAAGAAGCACAGAATTGTAAAACCGCAGACTGGAAAACGTGTTGCTGTTATCGGTGCTGGTCCGGCCGGGTTGACCACAGCATATTATCTGTGCAAGCAGGGCCATCAAGTCGTTGTTTTTGAACGGAAAGATATTGCCGGAGGGATGTTGCAGTTTGGGATTCCCCAATATCGGCTTTCCGAAGATATTGTCCAACGTGAAATCAGGGATATTCTTGATATCGGGATCGAGATTAAATGTAATACAAACATAACAAACCCTAAGCTGCTACTGGCAAAGGGATTTGACGCAGTAATAGCGGCGACAGGAGCGCAATGCGGTTCCGTTTTGCCGATACCAGGTTACACATCGGAAGGTGTTTTAACTGCGATTGGTATTCTCGAAGCGACGGCTAAAAAAGAGAATATTAAAATTGGTAAAAGAGTGTTCATAATTGGCGGCGGAAATGTAGCCTTTGATTGTGCCAGAACACTAAAAAGACTAGGTTGTGAAAGTATCGATTTGGCTTGTCTGGAAAGCAGGGAGTGTATGCAAGCTTCTGCGGAAGAGATTGAAGAAGCCTTTGAGGAAGGAATTCGTGTTCATCCGTGTAAAACGTTTATTCGGATTGTTACGGACGGAAAACGCGTTACCGGGGTGGAGACCGCTAATGTCGATTCTTTCACCTTTGATGAAAACAATAAATTGCAGCTGAAAATTGCAGCTGGGGAAAACCACATATACGATTGCGATATGGTTATCTTTGCAGTCGGGCAGAAATCCGAAACATTTGATGATTTCTGTGGTTTTGCAGTAGGAAAAGCTAACACGTTGGTCACCGAAGCGAATTCATGTCAGGTTTTAGGTTCGGAGGCAATATTTGCAGCCGGAGATATTACAACCGGGACGAAATTCGTAATCAGTGCGATTGCCGCTGGGAGAGACGCTGCAATTGAAGTCGATCAGTTTCTGGGTGGGCAAGGCGATATTGATGAAATGCTTTTAGATCGTGATGAACAAGAACATTTTATCGGTAGAATAGCGGGTTTCGATAAGCTCGAAAGGGCATCCGAGGAATTGCTTCCGGTAGCTGAAAGAATCTCTGGTTTCAAACAGACCACAAAAGCATATCCCGATAAAACGGCAACAGCAGAAGCGGTAAGATGTCTGCAGTGTGATTTGAGAAGAGACCTTGAAAAGGTTAAATTCTGGAATTCATACGACGCAGTACCGTCAGAAGAATGA